The sequence TTTTCAAGAATCAGGAATCGCGCATCGGTATATACGGTCCGCCGAATGCGGGAAAGACAACACTGGCCAACAGGATCGTTCGGGACTGGACGGGGGACGCTGTCGGGCCGGTCAGCGAAATTCCGCATGAAACGAGGCGTGCCCGTAGAAAGGAGGGAATAATAATCACCGGGAACAATGGCGGTTCAATCACCATCGATATCGTCGATACGCCCGGTGTAACGACAAAGATTGATTACAAGGAATTCCTTGAATACGGGCTCGAGAAGGAAGAAGCGATCAAACGCGCACGTGAAGCAACGGAAGGAGTTGCGGAGGCGATGCACTGGCTTCGGGAAGATATTGACGGTGTTATTTATATGCTCGACGCCACGCTTGATCCCTTCCTGCAGGTCAATATTATGATGGTCGGAATTATCGAGAGCAGGAACCTGCCCGTGATCATCGTCGCAAATAAGATCGACCTGCCCGATGCATCTCCGTCCCGTATAAAGAGTGCATTCCCTCAGCATCCGGTCATCTCGATATCCGGGCTTGAGGGTGATAACGTCGAGGAACTGTATGAAAAGATGATCGAGTACTT is a genomic window of Methanoculleus sp. SDB containing:
- a CDS encoding GTP-binding protein, whose product is MSFIIRTKKTFSRFLKYFFKNQESRIGIYGPPNAGKTTLANRIVRDWTGDAVGPVSEIPHETRRARRKEGIIITGNNGGSITIDIVDTPGVTTKIDYKEFLEYGLEKEEAIKRAREATEGVAEAMHWLREDIDGVIYMLDATLDPFLQVNIMMVGIIESRNLPVIIVANKIDLPDASPSRIKSAFPQHPVISISGLEGDNVEELYEKMIEYFG